A DNA window from Phycisphaerales bacterium AB-hyl4 contains the following coding sequences:
- a CDS encoding flagellar basal body P-ring protein FlgI translates to MFDHASTTRFSPRWIVGLIALIVFALPAHAVQVQDIVRLKGAEKNTLVGMGLVIGLDGTGDGGKFLPAMRPLAEVIGQLIDPNVVASELQDARNVALVALTADLSGAGVREGDRVDVHVASVGPARSLRGGRLFLIPMTGPMPGSPVFAFAQGAVTVEDRNTPTVGVVKNGAQLTRDIMARYFDERGRLTLVLNDANASWPVANNLASLINGLIAPDGPNVARAVDQRNVVVQVPPYERDDPAAFISQILTTYMDPSQVSTGARVVINERTGTIVISGDVQVSPVIISHKGLTITTVTPPPGQPQFEPEVTEENFIAFDPENRAGAKLADLLNAFNQLKVPAEDRIAILRLMHESGKLHAQLIVE, encoded by the coding sequence ATGTTCGACCACGCTTCGACAACCCGCTTCAGCCCACGATGGATCGTTGGCCTGATCGCACTGATCGTCTTCGCTCTTCCCGCTCACGCCGTGCAGGTACAGGACATCGTCCGCCTCAAGGGTGCGGAGAAGAACACGCTCGTCGGCATGGGCCTGGTCATCGGCCTCGACGGCACGGGCGATGGCGGCAAGTTCCTGCCCGCCATGCGGCCGCTGGCGGAAGTCATCGGCCAGTTGATCGACCCCAACGTGGTCGCTTCCGAATTGCAGGATGCACGCAACGTCGCATTGGTCGCACTCACTGCTGACCTCTCCGGCGCAGGCGTACGCGAAGGCGACCGTGTCGATGTGCATGTGGCTTCCGTGGGCCCGGCGCGAAGCCTTCGCGGCGGTCGACTGTTTCTCATTCCTATGACCGGCCCGATGCCCGGCTCGCCCGTCTTCGCGTTCGCGCAAGGTGCGGTTACTGTCGAAGATCGCAATACGCCGACGGTTGGCGTCGTTAAAAACGGTGCACAGCTCACCCGCGACATTATGGCCCGCTACTTCGACGAGCGGGGTCGGCTTACCCTCGTGCTCAACGATGCCAACGCATCATGGCCGGTCGCCAACAACCTTGCGTCACTGATCAACGGCCTGATCGCGCCCGACGGCCCGAACGTCGCCCGCGCTGTCGATCAGCGAAACGTTGTCGTTCAGGTCCCGCCCTACGAACGTGACGACCCCGCGGCTTTCATCAGCCAGATCCTTACCACCTACATGGACCCCAGCCAGGTCAGCACCGGCGCCCGCGTGGTCATCAACGAGCGCACCGGCACGATCGTCATATCCGGCGACGTGCAGGTCTCGCCCGTGATCATCTCGCATAAAGGTTTGACCATCACCACCGTCACGCCGCCGCCCGGTCAGCCGCAGTTCGAACCGGAAGTCACTGAAGAAAACTTCATCGCATTCGATCCCGAAAACCGTGCCGGCGCCAAGCTCGCCGACCTGCTCAACGCCTTCAATCAGTTGAAAGTGCCCGCCGAGGACCGCATCGCCATCCTTCGTCTGATGCATGAGTCCGGCAAGCTGCACGCCCAACTGATCGTGGAGTGA
- a CDS encoding flagellar protein FlgN, translated as MNQTTLDIPTQDINTLEATLQQMVAAHEAMLTLLSRKRDALRQNDADALAQVAALEKEKVGRITELEKQRFTLVGRITLILDPKANAPFRLGELADRLPEPERGRLLVLRQQLRERMQQVRDSVSVVRRASETLMNHVQGLVQSVVMMANGQTTYSQAGHQPTQQTAIRTINITA; from the coding sequence ATGAACCAGACCACCCTCGACATCCCGACGCAGGACATCAACACTCTCGAAGCGACGTTGCAGCAGATGGTCGCCGCTCACGAGGCGATGCTGACCTTGCTCTCGCGCAAGCGTGATGCGCTTAGGCAGAACGATGCCGACGCACTTGCTCAGGTCGCAGCGTTGGAAAAGGAAAAGGTTGGCCGAATCACCGAGTTAGAGAAGCAGCGCTTCACGCTCGTCGGTCGAATTACGTTGATACTCGATCCAAAGGCCAACGCTCCGTTTCGCTTGGGTGAACTGGCGGACCGTCTGCCCGAGCCGGAGCGCGGGCGATTGCTCGTGCTTCGTCAGCAGTTGCGCGAGCGCATGCAGCAAGTTCGAGACTCGGTCTCCGTCGTCCGTCGCGCCAGCGAAACACTGATGAACCACGTGCAAGGCCTGGTCCAGTCCGTTGTGATGATGGCCAACGGACAGACCACTTACAGCCAGGCCGGCCATCAACCCACGC